From Meleagris gallopavo isolate NT-WF06-2002-E0010 breed Aviagen turkey brand Nicholas breeding stock unplaced genomic scaffold, Turkey_5.1 ChrUn_random_7180001848887, whole genome shotgun sequence, the proteins below share one genomic window:
- the LOC104915739 gene encoding uncharacterized protein LOC104915739 encodes MSYVLCPVPVPWHAALAALAACTAKLGAEPTAELRAAIQGKHFGSPCRPRGSCPNRWRCHGGSHAVTEWLPARHLPSSHRCCPNVRRPRLWGPAETPVPRNPGSVAAPSQGAVHPTRPRCDIAPRSRRVLSWRDAAGDGIGAGTLMGAERRLTRTMELHHVNEVLLEVLACVILAYHLSQANVFFFYLLLLLPLIFLFEEPIGM; translated from the exons ATGTCCTATGTCCTGTGCCCTGTGCCCGTGCCCTGGCACGCTGCCCTCGCTGCCCTCGCTGCCTGCACCGCCAAGCTGGGAGCTGAGCCCACAGCCGAGCTCCGGGCTGCCATCCAAGGCAAACACTTCGGCAGCCCCTGCCGGCCGCGGGGCTCGTGCCCAAACCGCTGGCGGTGCCACGGAGGATCCCATGCGGTGACCGAGTGGCTCCCGGCCAGGCATCTTCCCTCATCCCACAGGTGCTGTCCTAACGTGAGGCGACCGCGGCTGTGGGGTCCCGCTGAGACCCCGGTCCCAAGAAATCCAGGCTCCGTGGCTGCCCCTTCCCAGGGTGCGGTTCACCCCACACGGCCCCGTTGTGACATCGCCCCCCGCTCCCGTCGGGTGCTGAGCTGGAGGGATGCGGCCGGGGACGGGATTGGTGCCGGGACCCTGATGGGAGCAGAGCGCA GACTCACGAGGACCATGGAGCTGCATCACGTGAacgaggtgctgctggaggtgctggCGTGCGTCATCCTGGCCTACCACCTGTCCCAGGCCAACGTCTTCTTCTTctacctgctgctgctcctgcccctcATCTTCCTCTTCGAGGAGCCCATCGGGATGTGA